The Megalobrama amblycephala isolate DHTTF-2021 linkage group LG10, ASM1881202v1, whole genome shotgun sequence DNA segment gctttgtcgccataggccgcgcagctatgccgcgccgtcattggttcaacaacttgtctatgagtgaaccaatgacaatgcagttacactgcgttattgaaaaaggcttcagtaacagggaaaaaggagacctttccccatacgcagtactcgttccgtatctcagggaaccgaggttacgttagtaaccgagtacgttctggtttaataattatctagagaaactgttcgtttgtccagcaaactaagtccctcacagaatattataaacagagttattttctggccatgaaaataacttgctatTATAGCCTCAAAGCaaaaagcgatcgaaaaacgttaaagtgacttggtcttcagttgaaagaacgaacagaacaatcgagcatgaattaaagtgtttaatatatgcaactATGACtgagattatacgtctaaaatatatacagaaggtatacacatatatatacacaagagtgagaatgaagaaaagacatggaaagaaagatgatcaaaggatggcaaattctttgttaaacctttttgagagagagccagcacagaaatcagtttagacaaattcagataaatgataatacttgcttattggttcaagtccgtgtgtagcagtttcaatgcgcctggctgggttggtcctttcagagagggtttctccggcggggttttcaaaagaggtttaagcttaagtaacttagccgaagagagagagagtctaaggaagtggtcctcccgaactgcgcgcgtggttgggaagcgcggtcacctgaggcgtccgtgcacgaggtgctcgtgagtcagtcgggagacaaaggagaagaagaagagggcGCGAAGAGAGAGGgtgaaggtgtgtgtcgttgtcttatggaacccaagctaacacacctcctgaattgtagcgaccaatagatgcgcagcactatttggcgggcaaagttcctttgtttggaATCCTAGCTGAGTTTGCATACTTAATGCccatcagatcggatttcgagatggagtacgtccttcacaggatcattaaacacatagaaaaatgcatttgtccgttttgtgacatgtctcaatgaatagctcaagtccggagctttaaaacgagatcaaactcgataggtcGGAAAGGCATAgggaagaagttatggtttacagacagaattCCACTATTACCATGCACACCagcacaaatacactcctttaaacactaggaaatatgcatacgcttcaaaatacaggatgggtatatgttggcattatttgtattttacatatacagtcaaaaatttatgtttgtgagtttctgtatgtgtctgtgtgtgtgttttgtgtgtccctgtgtgtgtggggtgttggaatgtggatctggtcagtctctgggggggggggtgctccttttgaagtcaccaaagtgaggaagttggacttttctgtttaccatcgcttgtccacaaaagtgtcaagtgggctcatcttatgGCAGACTATTCGGAGCCGAGATGGTTTTACAACctagtccagcatgctaaaagcgttctgaacattcccaagtttattgattatcctgataggtgtgcatatgctacaaaAATTCCAGAAGAAGACAAGATCGAGTTTGGTAAGCAGTATTTAAAAGATGAGGCTAAGATGAAGTTTATGCTCAACGGAAATGAGAGGTCAGTGGAAGAGATCTTTGATGCTTTACACCAGACTTATGGGGATAAACTTCCCATTGGCAGTAGACTGAAAGAGTTTTACGACCGCACGCAAATGCCTGGAGAAACCATCCGTTCTTATGCTTATGACTTGCAGGAGAAGCTGAGTATTATCCAGAACCGTAAACCATCCAGAGTTCCTGATGCTGATGGTGTACTGAAAGACCAGCTTGTGTTAGGCCTCAAAGATGACTCGCTACGACGTGAAATGAAGAGGAGAGTAAAAACTGAGAGGGACCTGACATTTATCCAGCTTATGCAGGAAGCTATTACTTGGTCGGAAGAAGAGGAGGTGCAAGTTCCAAGCAATCTGAGAAGCAGTACTCGTTCACGAGGTGTCGTTCAAGCTACCACTGCGACTGATAGTTCAACCCCTCTCACACTGGAGAAACTTCATGAAGCTATTCAGCGGATAGCTGCCAGACAAGAAGAACTGTTTCAGATGGTAAATAACAAAGAGAAAGTGAAACCTCAAGAGAAGGAGGGCAAGACGAAgagtgcacctttaaaagatGGCGAAGGAAGATACATCTGCTATGGTAAGCCAGGACACACTAGCCGACGTTGTTCTCAGAACAGAGAGAATTCAAGTGGAGTGCAACCTCTGAAACACAAAGTGGAGATGGAAAAAACAGCTGATCAAGTTACCTCAGTACCAACGTGTCCAGGTCCATCTGTGATCAGAAGCCACACTGCAGACTGTGATGCAGGGAATGTTTCCAAGGCTCTCTGTGAAAGTGCTTTTGGTGATTGTCTTACCATTGAGCTGGTATTGCTGGTATAAGAACTGTTTGCCTCCTGGACACAGGGTCGGAAGTGACTACTATCACAGAGTCGCATTTTAAGAATCACTTTGGAGAAGTTGTGTTGTCGTCTGCCATCTGGGTTCGACTGACAGCGGCAAATGGTTTAAACATTCCCATTATAGGATGTTTGGAAGCAGACATTGAGTGCATGAGGAAGACGTTGCATGGAAAGTGTGTGTTCGTGATCAAAGAGAGCAATCACAATGGGACCGAGCTGAAAGGATTACCTGGCATTGTTGGAATGAATGTGTTGAGTGACCTCAGAGATCTATTCATGGCTACTGAAGGTATGAAGAAGATGGACAGGTATACCCAAGGTGTTGGAGAAGCAAAAGTTCAACGAGTGTTAGCTAATATTAAGATGCAGACTGAGGCATTGATCTGTGGAGACAAGATTGGTTTTGTGAAAGTAGCTGGGAAACAAGCAATCACTATTCCCCCTTTCAGTGAGCGTGTTTTGGAAGGTCGCTGTAGAATACCACCAAAAGTGAGCTGCCAAGTGTTGGATGAGGCCTCATCAGAAGTCAGCTTGCCCGAGAGTGTTCTGATTGCTAATGTGCTCACTAAGATAGCTGATGGTAAAGTCCCAGTCAGAGTGTTGAATTCTAGTGAGAAAGCTGTAAAGCTTATGCCGCGATGTAGGATAGCAACACTGTGTAAGCCGCAAAAAGTTGTTCCAAAAGTGCTTGTTGAGTTTGAGGAGAAGGAAGGAGCTCTGCATGTCAAGGCTGTGCAGCAACATCAGGTGAAAGTGGAGGAAAGCACCACGGAGCAGTTACCTGTTGCAGTGCAAACAAATCTTGAAAATCTTACAGAAGCTCAACGTGGAAAACTCCAAGATCTATTGACAAAGCCCAGTGATGTGTTTTCAAAGAATGATTGTGACTTTGGTTATACAACATCTGTCACACACAACATCCATACAGGAGATGCTCCTCCAATTAAGCAGAGACATCGCAGAATTCCACCCCAGGTATTTCAGGAAGTGAAAAGACATGTTCGAGATTTGGTGTCTCAAGGTATTCTCAGAGAAAGCTGCAGTCCATGGGCATCTCCAGCTGTAACTGTGATTAAGGATGGCAGTGTGAGATTTTGTTGCGATTATAGAAGGCTGAATAAAGTGACCTGCAAAGACGCTTACCCCCTTCCGCGTGTCGAGGAGTCGCTTGACACCTTGGGAAATGCGCAGCTGTTCTCCACACTTGATCTTACATCAGGCTATTTCCAAGTGGCCATGAGTGAGGAAGATAGAGCAAAGACAGCCATCACCACTCCCTTTGGCCTATTTGAATGGACAAGGATGCCGTTCGGACTTTGCAACGCTCCTGCAACTTTTCAACGTCTGATGGGAGTGGTGCTCGGTGATCTGACGTTTGACATACTGCTCATCTACCTTGACGATATCATTGTCTTTTCGAAAGATTTCGATAGCCATTGTCAAAGGCTGGAAACTGTGTTCAACCGGTTGAGACAACATGGATTGAAGTTAAAACCTAGCAAGTGCTTCATTTTGAAACCTGAAGTTAAATTCTTGGGTCATCTAATTTCCTCCAAGGGAATACAGGTGGATGGAGAGAAAACTCGGGCATTGGAAACCTGGCCTGTACCCAAGAATGTGAAGGAGTTGAGGCAAGTCCTTGGATTCATGAGTTACTACAGGAGGCTTGTTCCTGATTTTGCTAAGTTAGCCCAGCCACTTCATGCTTTGGTTGGAAAAGGAGGAAAGATGAAAATGTTGGAACCTTTCAACTGGACGACTACATTCCGATCAAGGTCGTTGTTTCAAAGCCAATGTCATCAAAGAACTGTGTAAAGTCTATGGAATTGGAAAAAGTCGCACAACATATCACCCACAGGTTAACTCCCAGTGCGAAAGATTTAACAGAACTATGCATGACATGCTAAGGACGTTACCCCCAGTCTTCCTTAGTAAAGTGTTTAATATTCCCCCCACAAGGCGGTGGCATATTTCCCACCACCACAAgagcaaaacttttttttttactaaatttaCTAAATATGAAGCGTTTGTTTGCCTACTTATTGTGCGCCATGCCCaacaaatatttgttttaaagcagcGAGTAATTACAACTCCAACTCAAATTCAGCTCCTTGCattgtttagaaaaaaaaacacactttgCTATTCTGTTGACAAACATGTTTATAGGGCATTATTTGCAACGTGTTCATTGCAAACCGTTCAAAAATAGACGTAGCGCAATTCGCATGCGATGTATCTGGTTGCCATGACAACCTCTCGCTTGCTGCTAATCTATGTAATCAGATTCAGTAAAACCACTTGCATGTAAGTGTAGATTTGTAAGGTTACTATACAAATATCTCAAATAATGTAAGTGTGACTGACCAAATCGACTGGCTTGCCAACAGGCTCTTGATAGGGGCTCATGATGCATATGGGTGAAGTCAGGCAGGGATACCTCCCATCTCCTAGGATGCACCGACCCTCAGGTGGGTACAGTTGTTTGCAATAGATTGCACTGTGTTTCAGGACCCTTGCGTCATGCACAGAACCAGGGAAGCCTATGCAGGTATCCAAGAATTTTCCTTGGTGGTCACACACAGCCTGGAACTGTACTGAAAAGAACAGATTCCTGTCGAAGTAATATTCAGTGTTGACTGATGGGGGCTTTATACGTATTTGGCAGCCATCAATGGCTCCAACTGCCACACTGAAAACAGGAGAGCCTGCTAGCCTGGCAAATCCTGCACCCACCTCCTCTAGCTCTTCACCTTGAGGAAGCCGAACTACTTTTCTTAGGAGGCCAAGGACAGCCTCACTGACCTTGTGCATGAGCCTGTGGAATGTGGTTCGAGGGATGTCAATGGCTGAGGCAACCACCCTGTAGGATGCAGCATGGGCCAGCCAGTAGATGAACAATAGCTCCTCTATTTCTTTCGACCATCCCTGTTGAAAATCCTAGGGGATTGCATTTATCAGGTGCAGTATGGATGCCCTGCTGAGGCGCAGATCAGACTCCCCATCAAAATACAGCCTCAGGATGGGGACTATGGCATTAATTTGACAGTATGATGTAGGGTTTCCTCTCTACAAAACCACCAATAAACAATTTAGTGTTATGCAAGTCTCCTGTCTTTATTTTCAGCTGTACAATATGTATCTATATTGTGTGTTCACAGCAGACACTCCCCTTAAAATAGagtgttcaaatcagagggctaaaatcagggtagcaaaaatgccttttatttctaaattatgacaacttttgatgtaaaaagcatactaacattataagtgcaccccaggaaacattataaaacaataaaacaacgcagttcatgacccctttaaagccAACAGTGAAACTTTATTTATCAGTTCTTTCTCAGatattaacaatattattacaaattatttacaaaatatttaatataatattgttgGATAGTATAAGTTAATTTAGTATTAATTAACTTTAACCTCATCATCATGCtttatgtctgtgtatataatctcAAACTATGATGTATACAAacacatatttatatttgtttttttttgtcattattattgtttattgttaaagATACAACCATGGTATCTTCCCTGATCTTGAATGTAATTATAGgtcctgcaataaaaataaatatatgagtgACAGGTGCACTAACATCTGACAGCACCAGTTACTCCACAACCCTACCTAGTGCGGTTTTCCTCAGTTTTAGCAATGTCTGCACAAAGGAGACTTTGGACAGCTGCTCGAAGATCTCGCCTTTGGAGAAGACTGTTGATTTTATACTCAAAAAATGTAAGTATAAACTACTTAAAACTAAGATTACCCCAGAATGAATTGCTTTGCTAGCACACCCCAACATTTACACACAATAATATTGATAAATGCTGACCAAAActtaattatattacttttcatCTTACTTCTTtagtaaaacaagcaaaatgttgTTTTGTCACATGACATATGCATGAACACACAGCTGATGTGAATACATCTCAATTTACAGTCAAGCAATGAGTTAATGCatgaagtaataaaatatataaatttactgataataatagcataattaat contains these protein-coding regions:
- the LOC125277609 gene encoding uncharacterized protein LOC125277609, encoding MADGGDVEQMIDRVVLEQFTTRLPKKTAEWVQCHRPTSLDSAIQLAEDHLVACPGVGEPLPSVSLSPSLPPLSLSKPVPLPRSRPPGPPRVPPRGRGGTDSRQFVAPRAPPRGAGLATAGLDPAPASPLSPRQSFGPFSATGAAGRSGPACWRCGDPDHFIDRCPVMEVGTLIRVPDDLQVAPGQAGQYQIPTDASDRGLGAVLSQEIEGEERPVLYISRKLSKREAKYSTVEKECLAIRWAVLILRYYLLGREFTLCSDHAPLQWLHRMKDTNARITRWYLALQPFKFKERLELGCTPSTLKVYIAAIAAFHSPIADHSVGRNLVVRFLRGSRCAYATKIPEEDKIEFGKQYLKDEAKMKFMLNGNERSVEEIFDALHQTYGDKLPIGSRLKEFYDRTQMPGETIRSYAYDLQEKLSIIQNRKPSRVPDADGVLKDQLVLGLKDDSLRREMKRRVKTERDLTFIQLMQEAITWSEEEEVQVPSNLRSSTRSRGVVQATTATDSSTPLTLEKLHEAIQRIAARQEELFQMVNNKEKVKPQEKEGKTKSAPLKDGEGRYICYGKPGHTSRRCSQNRENSSGVQPLKHKVEMEKTADQVTSVPTCPGPSVIRSHTADCDAGNVSKALCESAFGSEVTTITESHFKNHFGEVVLSSAIWVRLTAANGLNIPIIGCLEADIECMRKTLHGKCVFVIKESNHNGTELKGLPGIVGMNVLSDLRDLFMATEGMKKMDRYTQGVGEAKVQRVLANIKMQTEALICGDKIGFVKVAGKQAITIPPFSERVLEGRCRIPPKVSCQVLDEASSEVSLPESVLIANVLTKIADGKVPVRVLNSSEKAVKLMPRCRIATLCKPQKVVPKVLVEFEEKEGALHVKAVQQHQVKVEESTTEQLPVAVQTNLENLTEAQRGKLQDLLTKPSDVFSKNDCDFGYTTSVTHNIHTGDAPPIKQRHRRIPPQVFQEVKRHVRDLVSQGILRESCSPWASPAVTVIKDGSVRFCCDYRRLNKVTCKDAYPLPRVEESLDTLGNAQLFSTLDLTSGYFQVAMSEEDRAKTAITTPFGLFEWTRMPFGLCNAPATFQRLMGVVLGDLTFDILLIYLDDIIVFSKDFDSHCQRLETVFNRLRQHGLKLKPSKCFILKPEVKFLGHLISSKGIQVDGEKTRALETWPVPKNVKELRQVLGFMSYYRRLVPDFAKLAQPLHALVGKGGKMKMLEPFNWTTTFRSRSLFQSQCHQRTV